In Bradyrhizobium symbiodeficiens, the genomic stretch GTAGGACACGGTGTCGACAAGCCGGTCGCTGCGCGAGGGCTCCGACAAATCGGTATAGAGTTCGAGATCGATGACGAAGCGCTGGCCGACTTCGGTCTCGTGATCCATCACGCCGTGGCGGGCATGGATCGATAGGCCGGTGACGAAGATCGTATCGGTCATTGCTTGCCCTCGATTGCGTTCGCCACAAGCAGCGCCTGCAAGGTTTCGGCGACGTCATGGGTGCGGATGATCTTTGCGCCGCGCTGTGCGGCGATCAGATGCGCGGCGATCGAGCCGGCGAGCCGCTCCTTCGGCTCCGACGGCGAGACCGAGGCGATGAAGCGTTTTCGCGAGGCGCCGACCAGGATCGGCAGGCCGAACATCTCAAATTCGCGCAACCGCGCCAGCGCGGTCAGGCTCTGCTCGGCGGTCTTGCCGAAGCCGATGCCGGGATCGAGCACGATCTTGTCGCGCGCGATGCCGGCCTTTGCGGCGATGTCGAGCGAACGCAGAAAGAAAGTCTTCATGTCCGTGATGATGTCGATGGCGGGATCGGCGTCGTCGCGGTTGTGCATGACGATGACGGGAACGCCTCTTGCGGCCACCAGCGGCGCCATCGCGGCGTCGCGTTGCAGGCCCCAGACGTCGTTGGCGATCGCCGCGCCCTGGTCGAGCGCGTAGGCCACCACCTCCGCCTTCATGCTGTCGATCGAAACAGGCACGCCGAGCGCCACGACGCCTGAAAGCACCGGCTTGAGCCGTGCGAGCTCGTCGTCCGCGGTGACGGCCTTCGCGCCCTTGTAGGGCCGAGTGGATTCGGCGCCGATATCGATGATGTCGACGCCATCGGTGATCATCGCCCGCGCCCGCGCAAGCGCCTGCTGGGGCGCGATGAACTCGCCGCCGTCGGAGAAGGAGTCCGGGGTGATGTTGAGCACGCCCATCACCGCCGGGATCGGTCGTTCCAGCAATGTCCGCAGCGCATCTGGCCTGGCCGAGCCGGCCGGCGGGACGGATGGAGAGGGCGAGGCATTCATGGCGCCCGCTTTAGCGGGCGGGGAGGGGGGATTCAAGGCGGGATGGGGCATTGCTGGTTGCGCAAGGCCCAATGTTAGCAAGATATGCGCTCTCTTGCCCCGGACGCAGAGCTTTTTCAGCGGTGCGCT encodes the following:
- the folP gene encoding dihydropteroate synthase → MNASPSPSVPPAGSARPDALRTLLERPIPAVMGVLNITPDSFSDGGEFIAPQQALARARAMITDGVDIIDIGAESTRPYKGAKAVTADDELARLKPVLSGVVALGVPVSIDSMKAEVVAYALDQGAAIANDVWGLQRDAAMAPLVAARGVPVIVMHNRDDADPAIDIITDMKTFFLRSLDIAAKAGIARDKIVLDPGIGFGKTAEQSLTALARLREFEMFGLPILVGASRKRFIASVSPSEPKERLAGSIAAHLIAAQRGAKIIRTHDVAETLQALLVANAIEGKQ